One Alphaproteobacteria bacterium DNA segment encodes these proteins:
- a CDS encoding inorganic diphosphatase → MDYKLLPPGNNVPEEVNAIIEIPRGEGRIKYEYRTNGTLIIDRVRPADAPMYPTHYCGIPATQAPDGDPLDVLILGDDPLKSGDVIAVRPVAVFWMTDEKGIDPKIIAVPADSVSDAYRHIQTLADVPASDRDRIEKFFQEYKKGDLAGKWSTSAGWDDIDVAHKTIHDCIDRWKKASAPEPAKPQKPKP, encoded by the coding sequence ATGGATTACAAACTGCTGCCGCCCGGCAACAACGTACCCGAAGAAGTCAACGCCATCATTGAAATCCCGCGGGGCGAAGGCCGCATCAAGTATGAATACCGCACCAACGGCACGCTGATCATCGACCGCGTCCGGCCCGCCGACGCGCCCATGTACCCGACACATTACTGCGGCATCCCCGCGACGCAGGCACCCGATGGCGATCCTCTGGATGTGCTGATCCTCGGCGACGATCCGCTGAAGTCCGGCGACGTGATTGCGGTGCGCCCTGTTGCCGTGTTCTGGATGACGGATGAAAAAGGCATCGACCCGAAAATTATCGCCGTGCCCGCCGACAGCGTATCGGACGCATACCGCCATATCCAGACTCTTGCCGATGTGCCGGCATCCGACCGCGACCGCATCGAAAAGTTTTTTCAGGAATACAAAAAGGGCGATCTTGCCGGAAAATGGTCCACTTCGGCCGGATGGGACGATATCGATGTGGCGCATAAAACCATCCACGACTGCATCGACCGCTGGAAAAAGGCCTCGGCGCCAGAGCCCGCAAAACCGCAGAAACCCAAGCCCTGA
- a CDS encoding mitochondrial fission ELM1 family protein, translating into MADKEATVKDKGPMVMVYIGDDDPSRGDSHGFKGIGMRMAQKLHGEFHYLENRHLVDLYPDISRPRDAFLKYLKDHGKPDIMLSRYGYYGDMMTSISPRLIVSDINERLSDSLLGENSLVSHHLTPELLEEQGKQFRDNYKEIKTPLVAVMMVNLHDIESFAQKMVSKGAAYEEGVTVFICTSPRTHQNNYAKLKTRLEELAAEKGLSGKLHISGYNFHEHVGQKTFNPYVGLIQEADHVVVAGESMSMVSEPLASGKPVYLYEPGHGYSSLKKKGLAIDFNTTAADTRFNEHRIKAVNITEDITDRLIDKFNKSSRKHTGLLGWVQSKAAAFKNTFGM; encoded by the coding sequence ATGGCCGATAAAGAAGCGACTGTAAAAGACAAAGGCCCGATGGTGATGGTCTATATCGGCGACGACGACCCGTCGCGCGGCGACAGCCATGGCTTCAAGGGCATCGGCATGCGCATGGCGCAAAAGCTGCACGGTGAATTTCACTACCTTGAAAACAGGCATCTGGTCGACCTGTACCCGGACATTTCCAGGCCGCGTGACGCTTTCCTGAAATACCTGAAGGATCACGGCAAGCCGGACATCATGCTGAGCCGCTACGGCTATTACGGGGACATGATGACCAGCATCTCGCCCCGGCTGATTGTCAGCGACATCAACGAAAGATTATCGGACAGCCTTCTGGGCGAAAACAGCCTTGTGTCGCACCACCTGACTCCCGAATTGCTGGAGGAACAAGGAAAGCAGTTCCGCGACAACTACAAGGAAATCAAGACGCCGCTGGTCGCCGTGATGATGGTGAACCTCCACGACATCGAAAGTTTTGCGCAAAAAATGGTCTCGAAAGGGGCGGCATATGAAGAAGGCGTGACCGTTTTCATCTGCACCAGCCCCCGCACGCATCAGAACAACTACGCGAAACTGAAAACGCGCCTTGAAGAACTCGCGGCGGAAAAAGGCCTGAGCGGCAAGCTGCACATTTCCGGATACAATTTCCACGAACATGTCGGCCAGAAAACCTTCAACCCCTATGTCGGCCTGATACAGGAAGCTGACCACGTCGTGGTTGCCGGTGAATCAATGTCGATGGTGTCGGAACCCCTGGCCTCGGGCAAGCCCGTTTATCTGTATGAGCCCGGCCACGGTTATAGCTCGCTCAAGAAAAAAGGTCTCGCGATAGATTTCAACACAACCGCGGCCGATACGCGCTTTAATGAACACCGCATCAAGGCGGTCAACATCACCGAAGACATCACCGACCGCCTGATTGACAAGTTCAACAAGTCGTCGCGCAAACATACCGGCCTGCTGGGCTGGGTGCAAAGCAAGGCTGCGGCGTTCAAGAACACCTTCGGTATGTAA
- a CDS encoding site-specific integrase produces the protein MKLAEPANREPFWRLLHQGLHIGYRKAPRGGVWMVRSQQGGKYVKKVLGHADDFQDSNGTTILSYAEAQKLAQQYAEKDFSPLTLQQAADSYLAWFKDHRKGYKETYLNIHAHILPAFGDKLVADIKTLELKAWLNKLAATPARKRAGKGKKTAYKAAPKTDAEKRARKSSANRSLTILKAILNKAFQDEKVADDTAWRRVKPFENADEPITRFLTEAECTRLINAAKHDFRQLVKAGLFTGARYTELTTLKAKDVNLDTGNIYIQPSKSGKGRYIPLSGEGLDFFKTQCAGKTGDQPVFTKHDKTVWGRNHHVRELAAACTKAKIEPAIGFHELRHTYASLLAQAGADLLTISKLLGHADTRITSRHYAHLCDKTLANTVNTLLPKFGHETDKIIRQIK, from the coding sequence TTGAAGCTGGCCGAACCCGCGAACCGTGAACCCTTCTGGAGGCTGCTGCATCAAGGCCTGCATATCGGCTACCGCAAAGCACCACGGGGGGGCGTCTGGATGGTGCGCTCTCAGCAGGGAGGTAAATACGTCAAGAAAGTGTTAGGCCACGCTGACGACTTCCAAGACAGCAATGGCACGACCATCCTTAGCTATGCCGAGGCACAGAAGCTTGCCCAGCAATACGCTGAAAAGGATTTCAGCCCTCTGACCCTACAGCAGGCAGCTGACAGCTATCTGGCTTGGTTTAAAGACCACAGGAAGGGCTATAAAGAAACCTACCTGAATATCCATGCCCATATCCTGCCTGCCTTTGGGGATAAGCTGGTGGCCGACATCAAGACGCTTGAACTGAAGGCATGGCTTAACAAGCTGGCCGCAACCCCTGCCCGTAAACGCGCTGGCAAAGGCAAGAAAACCGCATATAAGGCAGCACCCAAGACCGATGCAGAAAAACGCGCCCGTAAATCCTCTGCCAATCGCAGCCTGACTATCCTGAAGGCCATTCTTAACAAGGCCTTTCAGGATGAAAAGGTGGCCGATGATACGGCATGGCGCAGGGTTAAGCCTTTCGAGAATGCCGACGAACCCATCACCCGCTTCCTGACCGAGGCCGAATGCACGCGCCTGATCAACGCTGCCAAGCATGACTTCAGGCAGCTGGTGAAGGCTGGCCTATTCACAGGCGCACGATATACGGAACTGACCACGCTGAAGGCCAAAGACGTTAACCTCGATACGGGTAACATCTACATTCAGCCCTCCAAAAGCGGTAAAGGCCGCTACATCCCTCTTTCAGGCGAAGGGCTGGATTTTTTCAAAACCCAATGCGCTGGAAAGACGGGAGATCAGCCCGTATTCACAAAGCACGATAAAACGGTATGGGGCAGAAACCACCATGTACGCGAACTGGCGGCAGCCTGCACCAAGGCCAAGATTGAACCCGCTATCGGCTTCCATGAGTTGCGCCATACCTATGCCTCCCTGCTGGCGCAGGCAGGGGCTGACCTGCTGACTATATCCAAGCTGCTAGGCCATGCCGACACCCGCATAACCTCCCGCCATTACG